A region from the Bacillus sp. Marseille-P3661 genome encodes:
- a CDS encoding ThiF family adenylyltransferase, translating into MSDLIRYSRQMLFSPIGEKGQKKISSSSVLIVGMGALGTALANHLVRAGVGFIRLVDRDYVEKSNLQRQMLFDEDDVAAALPKAIAAENKLKKINSSIEIEAHVADASVHNINELLEGIDIVVDGTDNFQTRFLLNDACYKQGIPFVYGGAVSARGMSAIFIPEKTPCLRCFISSTDQGGQTCDTIGVISPIVDIVASYQVTEVLKYLVGDANVRKSILTLDIWNNYRYELKFSSPREECPTCQKKEYPALRIAETELMTVLCGRETVQIQSQQRFDLSIWAERLDQVGKVQKTPFLLKVELPEGERFVLFPDGRTLVQGTEDMVRAKTLYSRYIGL; encoded by the coding sequence ATGAGTGATTTAATTAGATATTCCCGACAAATGTTGTTTAGCCCAATAGGTGAAAAGGGTCAAAAAAAAATAAGTAGCAGTAGTGTTCTTATTGTTGGTATGGGTGCGTTAGGAACCGCTCTTGCCAATCATTTAGTAAGAGCGGGTGTAGGGTTTATCCGACTTGTCGATCGCGATTATGTTGAAAAAAGTAATTTGCAACGCCAAATGCTATTTGATGAAGACGATGTAGCAGCAGCGCTGCCAAAGGCAATAGCTGCTGAAAACAAACTGAAAAAAATTAATTCTTCAATTGAAATCGAGGCTCATGTTGCAGATGCTTCGGTTCATAATATTAATGAACTTTTAGAAGGAATCGATATTGTCGTGGATGGAACGGATAACTTTCAAACCAGATTTTTATTAAATGATGCTTGCTATAAACAGGGAATTCCATTTGTGTACGGTGGCGCTGTTAGTGCACGCGGTATGTCGGCAATTTTTATTCCCGAGAAAACTCCATGTTTGCGTTGTTTTATCTCAAGCACTGATCAAGGGGGACAAACGTGTGATACTATAGGCGTTATTTCTCCGATTGTTGACATTGTAGCATCCTATCAGGTGACCGAAGTGTTAAAGTATCTTGTAGGAGATGCTAATGTAAGGAAAAGTATATTAACTTTAGATATTTGGAATAATTACCGATATGAATTAAAGTTTTCATCACCTAGGGAAGAATGTCCAACCTGTCAAAAAAAGGAATACCCTGCCTTAAGAATAGCAGAAACGGAATTAATGACAGTGCTGTGTGGCCGTGAGACTGTACAAATTCAATCTCAACAGCGTTTTGACTTAAGTATATGGGCAGAGCGGTTAGATCAAGTTGGAAAAGTTCAAAAAACACCGTTTTTACTAAAAGTCGAACTGCCAGAAGGCGAACGCTTTGTGCTATTTCCAGATGGAAGAACGCTTGTGCAAGGAACAGAAGATATGGTTAGAGCCAAAACTTTGTACTCCAGGTACATTGGATTGTAG